TTTATTAGCCCAGGATGAGTAAGTGATTGGTGACGGTTAATTACGGGTTAATTAAGCAGCGCCACACAGACGGTAATTTAGCGTAATGGCCTCACTTACTTACACAGAAGTGGGGCAGGGGTGTGACTTATTCAGCATTTATTTAAAAAGAGACCTTCATTAGGTACCCGTTTTTCGGTGCTAGCGGTGCTCTCTATTTTAATCATTGCCGCTGATGCACGTTTTAAGGTGCTGACTCCCGTACGCAATAGTTTAGGGGTGGTGCTCACCCCTTTGTATCAAGTCGCTGAATGGCCACTGCAAGTGTGGCACGATTTAGATCAGCGCTTTAGCAGCCGTAGGCAGCTACTCGAAGAAAATCAGCAACTTAAAGCAGAAGCCTTACAAATGCAGCGGCGTTTGTTAAAGCAAGCCAATATTATTGAGCAAAACGTGCGCTTGCGTGAGTTGCTTAACTCCTCTGCGTTAATTGATGAAAAAGTGGTGGTCACCGAGTTGATTGGTGAAGACCCTAATCCCTATGCCCAGCGTATATTGATTAATAAAGGCAGTCGTGAGGGCGTTTTTTTAGGTCAGCCGGTATTAGATGCAACGGGCTTGATGGGGCAGGTGGTTGAAGTCATGCCCTATAGTTCCCGGGTGCTATTGATTACTGATGCAGCCCACAGCACACCAGTGCAAGTTAATCGTAATGGATTGCGCGCTATCGCTTCAGGCGTAGGGCAAAGTGATCTGTTGGAGCTGCGTTATGTGGCCGAAACCGCTGATATTAAAGAAGGTGACTTGCTA
The sequence above is a segment of the Thiopseudomonas alkaliphila genome. Coding sequences within it:
- the mreC gene encoding rod shape-determining protein MreC, whose amino-acid sequence is MQHLFKKRPSLGTRFSVLAVLSILIIAADARFKVLTPVRNSLGVVLTPLYQVAEWPLQVWHDLDQRFSSRRQLLEENQQLKAEALQMQRRLLKQANIIEQNVRLRELLNSSALIDEKVVVTELIGEDPNPYAQRILINKGSREGVFLGQPVLDATGLMGQVVEVMPYSSRVLLITDAAHSTPVQVNRNGLRAIASGVGQSDLLELRYVAETADIKEGDLLVTSGMGQRFPAGYPVAVVTQVNRDAGQPFAVIKAVPTAALKRSRYLLLVFNNEVGYSASFVGPLPLEAEPKPAKSTEESVNAP